One Candidatus Paceibacterota bacterium DNA segment encodes these proteins:
- a CDS encoding peptidoglycan DD-metalloendopeptidase family protein — translation MRLFPTHERNDRPEREEGEGNARTIYTHTDNSSFEHATPDQGVTRDIRVPSGTKKEAILALMGASALLFSFAGVSAQGERFALVPQEPLRLAQAHLAALVGSPEHTVTQETPVSSIGAIPGWGGQAATSPSLAMISESAILTVAPADENAAALITEKRSGTVTYRVQKGDTLSFIASDFGVSTESILWANNLRDADSIKPNQTLRIPPISGVLHTVKKGDSIASIAKKYGVTEDAVITFNGIPRDGRLQIGKEIAVPDGKMSAQRNVASATNRFGYLPDLGSFFKLPTIGFNWGRVHGRNGVDIANTCGTPIHAAASGTVSVSDAEGYNGGFGQYIKVQHNNGTETLYAHAQRLLVAVGDTVEKGDVIALMGTTGKSTGCHLHFEVHGAKNPLAQK, via the coding sequence ATGCGCCTCTTTCCCACACATGAACGAAACGACAGACCAGAACGCGAAGAGGGAGAGGGTAACGCACGTACTATTTATACTCACACCGACAATTCGTCGTTTGAGCACGCCACGCCGGACCAGGGCGTAACACGAGATATTCGTGTGCCATCCGGTACAAAAAAAGAGGCCATTCTTGCACTTATGGGCGCAAGCGCTCTTCTGTTTTCATTCGCGGGGGTTAGTGCACAGGGCGAGCGCTTTGCGCTTGTCCCTCAAGAGCCCCTGCGCCTTGCGCAAGCGCACCTTGCCGCGCTCGTTGGGTCCCCAGAGCACACGGTCACCCAGGAAACTCCAGTATCGTCTATTGGGGCGATTCCTGGCTGGGGTGGGCAGGCCGCCACATCGCCAAGCCTTGCCATGATTAGCGAGAGCGCAATTCTTACCGTCGCGCCAGCCGACGAAAATGCCGCAGCTCTTATCACTGAAAAACGTAGTGGAACCGTTACATATCGCGTCCAAAAGGGGGACACTCTTTCTTTCATCGCCTCTGATTTCGGCGTCTCTACAGAATCAATCTTGTGGGCAAACAACCTCCGCGATGCCGATAGTATAAAGCCAAATCAAACACTACGCATTCCTCCTATTTCTGGTGTATTGCATACGGTAAAGAAAGGGGATTCGATCGCCTCCATTGCAAAGAAGTACGGCGTTACTGAGGACGCTGTCATAACATTTAATGGCATCCCCCGTGATGGAAGGCTTCAGATAGGTAAAGAAATTGCCGTTCCGGACGGCAAGATGAGTGCACAGAGAAACGTTGCCTCAGCAACGAATCGTTTTGGATACCTGCCCGACTTAGGCTCATTTTTCAAACTTCCGACTATAGGATTCAATTGGGGGAGAGTTCATGGACGCAATGGCGTTGATATAGCGAATACCTGTGGCACCCCCATCCATGCGGCAGCAAGCGGTACCGTATCTGTCAGCGACGCAGAGGGGTATAATGGTGGTTTTGGCCAATATATTAAGGTGCAGCACAACAACGGAACAGAGACGCTTTATGCTCACGCTCAGCGACTCCTAGTGGCTGTTGGCGATACTGTAGAGAAGGGGGATGTCATAGCCCTTATGGGAACAACGGGAAAGTCGACAGGATGCCACTTACACTTTGAGGTCCATGGAGCGAAGAACCCGCTCGCACAAAAATAA
- a CDS encoding YraN family protein, translating into MRQRPSSTRGLSENGQKTSAFGNYAEDMAAQFLVRRGYEVLARNWRRPWGELDIVARVRGLLVFVEVKAGKGGGAAFEPELHVTREKIQKLLRTARTYLAAHNYSPEQEWQIDVISVMVDAPAQKAHIRHYKNIEVG; encoded by the coding sequence ATGCGTCAACGACCTTCGTCCACACGCGGCTTGAGTGAAAATGGGCAAAAAACGAGCGCTTTTGGCAACTACGCAGAAGATATGGCGGCGCAATTTTTGGTACGCAGGGGCTATGAGGTACTTGCACGCAATTGGCGCCGACCGTGGGGTGAATTGGACATCGTTGCGCGTGTTCGTGGGCTTCTTGTGTTTGTAGAGGTGAAGGCAGGAAAGGGTGGGGGAGCTGCTTTTGAGCCAGAGCTGCACGTAACTAGAGAAAAGATACAGAAACTACTGCGAACCGCGCGCACCTACCTTGCGGCACATAACTATAGCCCCGAACAGGAGTGGCAGATTGACGTCATTTCAGTAATGGTAGATGCGCCAGCGCAGAAGGCGCACATTCGGCACTATAAAAATATAGAAGTAGGGTAG
- a CDS encoding deoxyribonuclease IV yields the protein MAKNAIGVHVSIAGGIENAPSRAAEEGCETFQCFTRSPQGGPVAELTKETITAFQSAMREHGFSRFVVHAPYIINLASDTPRTRHGSVSILRKELERASVLGAQYVMFHPGSYGEATLEEGMERVKKSLHEILDGYTGMTQLLIEISAGAGHVMGSTFQEVGEMVRSVSRFDAFGGVCFDTCHAFASGYDFRTSEGAAAMLSDFDTHIGLRFLKMSHVNDSQTPLGGKKDRHEHIGAGHVGEDGIKTILTTPAFSAIDWILETEPGGREGDLKKLKEMREK from the coding sequence ATGGCAAAGAATGCTATTGGTGTACACGTATCAATTGCAGGGGGCATAGAAAATGCTCCTAGTCGTGCGGCAGAAGAAGGGTGCGAAACGTTTCAATGCTTTACGCGCTCTCCTCAAGGCGGCCCGGTAGCTGAACTCACCAAAGAAACAATTACAGCTTTCCAATCTGCAATGCGCGAGCACGGCTTTTCTCGGTTTGTGGTCCACGCTCCATACATTATTAATCTCGCATCTGATACTCCGCGTACGCGCCATGGGTCGGTAAGTATCCTTCGGAAAGAACTTGAGCGCGCCAGCGTACTCGGTGCGCAGTATGTCATGTTCCACCCCGGATCCTACGGAGAAGCAACGCTTGAAGAGGGGATGGAGCGAGTAAAAAAGTCGCTCCATGAAATTCTCGATGGCTATACCGGAATGACACAACTCCTCATAGAGATCTCGGCTGGTGCGGGACATGTGATGGGCAGCACGTTCCAAGAGGTAGGGGAGATGGTGCGCTCTGTTTCCCGGTTCGATGCATTTGGCGGCGTCTGTTTTGATACGTGCCACGCGTTCGCATCGGGGTATGACTTTCGGACGTCAGAAGGCGCAGCGGCAATGCTTTCAGATTTTGATACTCACATTGGATTGCGCTTTTTAAAGATGAGCCACGTGAACGATTCACAAACGCCGCTTGGCGGAAAGAAGGATCGGCACGAACACATAGGCGCCGGGCACGTGGGGGAGGATGGAATAAAGACCATTCTTACAACTCCCGCATTCTCTGCGATAGATTGGATTCTCGAAACAGAGCCAGGGGGGAGAGAGGGAGATCTCAAAAAGCTCAAAGAAATGCGCGAAAAATAA
- the tsaE gene encoding tRNA (adenosine(37)-N6)-threonylcarbamoyltransferase complex ATPase subunit type 1 TsaE codes for MQITTHSAQETQAVAARILASLDALPSSGSALVIRLEGDLGAGKTTFVQGLVRAMGVTDAVRSPTFVLMKRYPRQGARDVVHMDCYRIHRPDEVASLDLPSLFTDPDVLMLIEWPERIADILPSSTLTISLAHAGGDARTITIPDELSQGMENSVS; via the coding sequence ATGCAGATAACGACCCACTCAGCGCAGGAAACACAAGCGGTGGCGGCGCGTATTCTTGCCTCTCTTGATGCACTTCCTTCTTCTGGCAGTGCCCTGGTGATTCGCTTGGAAGGGGATTTGGGTGCTGGAAAGACGACCTTTGTGCAGGGGCTTGTGCGTGCCATGGGCGTTACCGATGCGGTGCGAAGCCCTACGTTTGTACTTATGAAGCGCTACCCACGCCAGGGTGCGCGTGATGTGGTGCACATGGACTGCTATCGCATTCATCGTCCTGATGAAGTTGCTTCGCTCGATTTGCCCAGTCTTTTTACCGACCCTGATGTCCTCATGCTCATTGAGTGGCCAGAGCGCATCGCCGATATATTGCCATCATCGACGCTTACCATTTCACTTGCCCATGCAGGGGGAGATGCACGCACTATCACTATTCCCGACGAGCTCTCCCAAGGCATGGAAAATAGTGTAAGCTAG
- the polA gene encoding DNA polymerase I, protein MRKLVLIDGNALVHRAFHALPPLTAPDGRVTNAVFGVASILIRMIADVRPTHIIATFDRPEPTFRHEQFTEYKAHREKAPDELYAQIPLVQELMEAMGIPVLQAPGFEADDIIGTLVHQLENEEDMQIVIATGDLDTLQLVKGERVVVLTPKKGLGETAQYDEKAVHARFGITPDQVPDFKGLKGDPSDNIPGVPGIGDKTASALLGAYETVEGVIEAATTFEKGAKKEKKKGILTEKLAEKLVLHADEARFSRELATIRTDAPVSCSLESALWRERADAAKARALVEGLGFRSLVRRVEELFQDPTEAVDEQPAEALELFPAQASGSLSDLTLGSVIAVMPGGPDVWAMTEDGIPVRVPEEKVGELTPFLEKAPRIVGYDIKEILHRVRAAGLKALPRAPLFDTHIAAWLCAPDVRAHDLPSVLRTHLRKEVGEEALSEQCALLFDLSLALERALATAKIEHIYTDLEAPLIPVLEHMEERGILVDKAVVELLRKKSQKERDDLSRDIFKLAGEEFNINSSQQMAKILYEKLALGGKIKKTSTGRASTAAGELEKLLGSHPIIEKILDYRELEKLISTYIEPFPALIAADGRIHTTYNQTVAATGRLSSQDPNLQNIPTRTALGREFRKAFVPAPGSVLVSCDYSQLELRLAAHIAEDPVMIEAFRTGQDIHARTAATIFKVPLEEVTKDMRRQAKVLNFGILYGMGSLGFARAAGVDRATATAFIEQYFKEFAGVARYVERMHTQAREEGYVATLWGRKRFTPDARATFPQMRAQAERIAVNHPLQGTNADLIKKAMIQIESELPGYMLLQVHDELVFELPRDRVLELAGRARTIMESVAKLSVPLVVDVSSGSSWGDLEPLSL, encoded by the coding sequence ATGCGAAAGCTTGTTCTCATTGATGGAAATGCTCTGGTGCACCGAGCATTTCATGCGCTTCCGCCTCTTACGGCGCCCGACGGCCGCGTGACCAATGCGGTGTTTGGGGTTGCTTCTATTTTGATCCGTATGATTGCGGATGTGCGCCCTACGCACATCATCGCCACGTTCGACCGCCCAGAGCCGACATTCCGCCACGAGCAGTTTACGGAATATAAAGCACATCGAGAGAAGGCTCCTGACGAACTTTACGCGCAGATCCCGCTCGTGCAGGAACTGATGGAGGCTATGGGCATTCCCGTGCTCCAAGCCCCCGGGTTTGAGGCTGACGACATCATCGGAACTCTCGTGCATCAACTCGAGAATGAAGAGGACATGCAGATTGTGATTGCGACAGGAGACTTAGATACTCTTCAGCTAGTGAAGGGGGAGCGTGTTGTAGTGCTTACACCTAAAAAGGGTCTTGGTGAAACGGCGCAGTATGACGAAAAGGCTGTACACGCTCGATTCGGCATTACCCCTGACCAAGTCCCTGATTTTAAAGGATTAAAAGGGGACCCTTCAGATAACATTCCCGGCGTGCCGGGTATCGGAGACAAAACCGCGTCAGCGCTCTTGGGAGCGTATGAAACGGTTGAGGGTGTCATTGAGGCGGCGACCACATTTGAGAAGGGGGCTAAAAAGGAGAAGAAAAAAGGCATCCTGACAGAGAAGCTGGCTGAGAAACTGGTGCTCCACGCAGATGAAGCTCGCTTTTCGCGAGAACTCGCGACGATTCGCACCGACGCACCCGTGTCGTGCTCGCTCGAGAGCGCCTTGTGGCGGGAGCGAGCAGATGCCGCAAAGGCCCGCGCGCTTGTTGAGGGGCTTGGGTTCCGTTCGCTCGTGCGACGCGTCGAAGAGCTCTTCCAAGATCCAACAGAAGCAGTAGATGAGCAGCCTGCAGAGGCGTTAGAGCTTTTTCCGGCGCAGGCATCGGGAAGCCTTTCTGATCTCACGCTTGGTAGTGTGATTGCGGTGATGCCAGGGGGTCCTGACGTGTGGGCTATGACAGAGGACGGTATTCCTGTGCGTGTCCCAGAAGAAAAAGTTGGGGAGCTTACTCCCTTTCTGGAAAAGGCGCCGCGTATTGTAGGGTACGACATTAAAGAGATACTCCATCGAGTGCGTGCAGCTGGTCTTAAAGCGCTCCCCCGTGCGCCTCTCTTTGATACGCATATTGCGGCGTGGCTATGCGCTCCTGATGTGCGCGCCCACGATCTCCCGAGTGTTCTTCGTACACATCTCCGCAAAGAAGTCGGGGAGGAGGCGCTGAGCGAACAGTGTGCGTTGCTTTTTGACCTTTCTCTAGCGCTTGAGCGCGCGCTCGCCACTGCAAAGATAGAGCATATCTACACAGATCTGGAAGCCCCACTCATTCCCGTGCTTGAGCACATGGAGGAGCGGGGCATTTTGGTGGACAAAGCGGTAGTTGAATTGTTGCGCAAAAAATCCCAGAAAGAACGGGATGATCTTTCAAGAGATATTTTTAAACTCGCAGGAGAAGAATTTAATATTAATTCGTCACAGCAGATGGCGAAAATCTTGTATGAAAAACTGGCGCTGGGAGGAAAGATTAAAAAAACGAGCACGGGACGCGCCTCAACTGCAGCGGGGGAGCTTGAGAAACTTCTCGGGAGTCACCCTATTATCGAAAAGATTCTCGACTATCGAGAACTTGAAAAACTCATTTCGACATACATTGAGCCATTTCCAGCGCTCATAGCTGCCGATGGCCGCATCCATACGACGTATAATCAAACTGTGGCGGCAACGGGAAGGCTTTCGTCGCAAGACCCCAACCTGCAGAACATTCCCACGCGCACTGCGCTTGGCCGCGAATTCCGAAAAGCTTTTGTTCCCGCCCCGGGGAGCGTATTGGTTTCGTGTGACTACTCACAGCTTGAGCTGCGCCTGGCGGCACACATTGCCGAAGATCCGGTCATGATCGAAGCCTTCCGCACTGGACAAGACATTCATGCCCGCACTGCGGCAACTATTTTTAAAGTTCCCCTTGAAGAAGTAACAAAAGACATGCGTCGCCAGGCAAAAGTGCTCAACTTTGGCATTCTCTACGGTATGGGTTCTCTTGGGTTTGCGCGCGCCGCGGGGGTCGACCGCGCAACCGCAACCGCGTTTATTGAGCAGTATTTTAAGGAATTTGCCGGCGTTGCGCGTTATGTAGAGCGCATGCATACCCAGGCACGCGAAGAGGGGTACGTTGCGACACTCTGGGGGCGCAAGCGCTTTACGCCAGATGCGCGTGCAACATTTCCTCAGATGCGCGCTCAAGCCGAACGCATTGCGGTGAACCATCCGCTCCAGGGGACAAATGCAGACCTTATTAAAAAGGCAATGATTCAAATAGAGAGCGAGCTTCCAGGATACATGCTTCTCCAGGTGCATGATGAGCTCGTCTTTGAGCTCCCGAGGGATCGCGTTCTCGAGCTGGCGGGCCGCGCACGCACTATTATGGAATCAGTGGCCAAGCTCTCGGTACCTTTGGTTGTTGATGTATCCAGCGGCTCTTCGTGGGGCGACCTTGAACCGCTTTCGTTGTAA
- a CDS encoding DUF3048 domain-containing protein, producing MYTFLPPWIRGWKGIALLGCLFAVGIFFLFFNSTAIPILGGGGGGTVRSESTACTTARPWAVMLSGDVITRPLSGIASASMVFEMPVTPNGVTRTMAIFCNLPERIGSVRSVRAEFVPLVAATHSILVHWGGEAGALELVREQKLDRVDGMLYDGTYFTRSKSVPAPHNGFTGRTLLVKAVERLGVPTLGALKDFPRGDVAPTKKLGSIVSRIDIPFLPPFDVSWTYDPQTQRYARMRNGTPEIDVRNNAAVSADVVVVVRAPAEQLRDQYLSIALSGERQATIYQKGAVMSATWSLRDGALVLQGASGDPITIQHGVVWVHIVPEGIASTL from the coding sequence ATGTATACGTTCTTACCTCCATGGATTCGGGGCTGGAAAGGCATTGCGCTCTTGGGCTGCCTTTTCGCCGTTGGTATATTTTTCTTGTTTTTCAACTCTACCGCCATTCCTATTTTGGGGGGAGGAGGGGGTGGCACTGTGCGCTCAGAGAGCACTGCGTGCACTACCGCGCGGCCATGGGCGGTGATGCTTTCAGGCGATGTGATAACGCGACCCCTCTCGGGCATTGCGTCAGCGAGTATGGTCTTTGAAATGCCGGTAACACCAAATGGCGTTACGCGAACGATGGCAATTTTTTGCAACCTTCCAGAGCGCATCGGCTCGGTGCGCTCGGTGCGTGCCGAGTTCGTGCCGCTTGTGGCGGCGACGCACAGCATTCTCGTACACTGGGGAGGTGAGGCGGGGGCTTTAGAGCTGGTGCGCGAGCAGAAGCTCGATCGGGTTGATGGGATGCTCTATGATGGGACATATTTTACGCGCTCAAAGAGCGTGCCGGCGCCCCACAATGGCTTTACGGGCAGGACGCTTCTGGTGAAGGCGGTAGAGCGGCTAGGGGTACCTACATTAGGGGCTCTTAAAGATTTCCCGCGTGGGGACGTTGCCCCTACAAAGAAGCTGGGAAGTATTGTGTCGCGTATCGATATTCCGTTTCTCCCGCCCTTTGACGTCTCTTGGACATATGACCCACAGACGCAACGCTACGCGCGCATGCGCAACGGGACCCCAGAGATTGATGTGCGCAACAACGCCGCCGTCTCCGCAGATGTTGTAGTAGTGGTGCGTGCTCCCGCAGAGCAATTGCGTGACCAGTATCTCTCCATCGCTCTTTCTGGGGAGCGTCAGGCGACGATATATCAAAAGGGGGCAGTCATGAGCGCGACATGGAGCTTGCGTGATGGGGCGCTTGTGTTGCAGGGTGCGAGTGGCGACCCTATTACCATCCAGCACGGAGTCGTCTGGGTGCATATTGTACCCGAAGGCATTGCGAGCACGCTATGA